From the genome of Pirellulales bacterium, one region includes:
- the ctaD gene encoding cytochrome c oxidase subunit I gives MATVTQPAALERPFWTARLHEWAVTVDHKRIGIMYVVMAVVFLVIAGLEAEAIRWQLFVPENTFLGPDRFNQFFTMHGTTMVFFVGMPILIGIANYIVPLQIGARDMAFPRLNAFGFWVTLFGGLLAYFSFFIPGGPPAIGWFAYAPLTERAFNRGAGVDFWTLGLLVSGIGTIAAGVNFVATILTLRCPGMTLTKMPFFTWTMLWTSVQILLAIPPLTAALVMVEFDRALGAKFFNPQNDGSAYMWQHLFWFFGHPEVYILILPAFGMISEVIPVFSRKVLFGYEFMAAATMAIVFISMGVWAHHMFCVGMNRTLDMYFAAASLLVSIPTGIKFFNWLATMYGGRISLASPMLFACGFLSMFVLGGLTGIMLACAPFDFQVSDTYFVVGHFHWVLIGGTLFGVFAGIHYWFPKVTGRMLSERLAKWQFWLLLIGFILTFGPMHISGLLGMPRRIYTYLPDRRWQIWNQLSTIGALVQVPSYLLFVINIFWSLKYGQPAGDDPWDAWTLEWATPSPPPTYNFEAVPTIRSRRPLWDAKHPDDPDWKYE, from the coding sequence ATGGCCACCGTCACACAACCCGCCGCGCTGGAACGTCCGTTTTGGACAGCTCGATTGCACGAGTGGGCCGTGACCGTCGACCACAAGCGCATTGGCATTATGTACGTGGTGATGGCGGTTGTGTTTTTAGTGATCGCCGGCTTGGAGGCGGAAGCGATTCGCTGGCAGTTGTTCGTGCCGGAAAACACTTTTTTGGGACCCGATCGGTTCAATCAGTTTTTCACCATGCACGGCACCACGATGGTGTTTTTTGTGGGGATGCCCATTTTGATTGGCATTGCCAATTACATTGTGCCGCTGCAGATTGGCGCCCGCGACATGGCGTTTCCGCGATTGAATGCTTTCGGGTTTTGGGTCACCCTGTTCGGCGGACTGCTGGCATATTTCAGCTTTTTCATTCCCGGCGGGCCGCCGGCCATCGGCTGGTTTGCTTATGCGCCGCTGACGGAGCGGGCGTTCAATCGCGGGGCAGGCGTTGATTTTTGGACGCTGGGACTTTTGGTGAGCGGCATCGGCACCATTGCGGCCGGCGTGAATTTTGTGGCCACGATTCTCACCCTGCGCTGCCCCGGAATGACCCTGACAAAAATGCCGTTTTTCACCTGGACCATGTTGTGGACCAGCGTGCAGATATTGCTGGCGATTCCGCCGTTGACTGCGGCGCTGGTGATGGTGGAATTCGATCGCGCGCTGGGAGCGAAATTCTTTAATCCTCAAAACGATGGCTCCGCCTATATGTGGCAGCACTTGTTTTGGTTTTTTGGGCACCCGGAGGTTTACATTCTGATTTTGCCGGCGTTCGGCATGATTTCCGAAGTGATTCCCGTATTTTCGCGGAAAGTGCTGTTTGGTTACGAGTTCATGGCCGCCGCCACCATGGCGATTGTGTTCATTAGCATGGGCGTGTGGGCCCATCACATGTTTTGCGTCGGCATGAACCGCACGCTGGATATGTATTTTGCGGCGGCGAGTTTGCTGGTATCCATTCCCACGGGCATCAAGTTTTTCAACTGGCTGGCGACGATGTACGGTGGGCGAATTTCGCTGGCCTCGCCCATGCTGTTCGCCTGCGGATTTTTGTCGATGTTTGTGCTGGGAGGCCTGACGGGCATTATGCTGGCGTGCGCGCCGTTTGATTTCCAGGTGTCGGACACGTATTTCGTGGTGGGTCATTTTCACTGGGTGTTGATCGGCGGCACGTTGTTCGGCGTGTTTGCGGGCATTCACTATTGGTTTCCAAAAGTCACCGGCCGAATGCTTTCGGAACGCTTGGCCAAGTGGCAGTTTTGGCTGCTGTTGATCGGCTTTATTCTCACTTTCGGCCCGATGCACATTTCGGGTTTATTGGGGATGCCGCGGCGAATTTACACGTATTTGCCAGACCGGCGGTGGCAAATTTGGAATCAACTGAGCACGATTGGCGCACTGGTTCAAGTGCCTAGCTATTTGCTGTTTGTGATCAACATCTTTTGGTCCTTGAAGTACGGCCAGCCGGCCGGCGACGATCCGTGGGACGCCTGGACGTTGGAATGGGCCACACCTTCGCCGCCGCCGACGTACAACTTTGAGGCCGTGCCGACGATTCGCAGCCGCCGTCCGCTATGGGACGCCAAACACCCCGACGACCCGGACTGGAAATACGAATGA
- a CDS encoding biopolymer transporter ExbD, whose product MAASVSFGDDEGGGAITDINVTPLVDVVLVLLIVFMITVPAIVGSTPVRVDLPQTAAAFDPSAEQLPLNIFLKREEGGKIALYWNEEQVTEEQFRSRLSEMHPGKDQEVSISADKDIAYDNVVHVMDMLATVGIHKISLPTKHVAK is encoded by the coding sequence ATGGCAGCTTCTGTTTCATTCGGCGATGATGAAGGCGGCGGCGCCATAACCGATATCAACGTTACCCCGTTGGTTGACGTGGTGCTGGTGTTGTTGATCGTGTTCATGATCACGGTGCCGGCCATTGTCGGCAGTACGCCGGTCCGCGTCGATTTACCCCAAACCGCCGCGGCCTTCGACCCCTCGGCTGAGCAGCTGCCGCTGAACATTTTCTTGAAGCGCGAGGAAGGCGGAAAAATTGCGCTCTATTGGAACGAGGAACAAGTGACAGAAGAACAATTTCGCTCACGATTGTCAGAGATGCATCCCGGCAAAGACCAGGAAGTTTCCATCTCCGCCGACAAAGACATCGCTTACGACAATGTGGTCCATGTGATGGACATGCTGGCCACGGTGGGCATCCATAAAATATCGTTACCCACCAAGCATGTAGCCAAGTAA
- a CDS encoding c-type cytochrome: protein MAQPHNSNPKLASREPTRTVEMPRPTVWPVVLGLGIVLAALGVATSLFFCIVGATLLVIGLVGWVAQLMPGRGHEHEPLAAAEERVTMVIPRPGTVEQLKPGVTGYRFQVPEKVHPVSAGMKGGIVGGLLMPIPALVWAVASGHSIWYPVNLLAGLVLPGLPDMSGEQLQHNLEIFHPGGVLCAIIMHVMMSIGFGLIGGVLLPMLPSIRGAPLLFGGLILPLLWSGANHSLMGLVNPLLNEYINWPWYVVSQLVYGIATSIVIIRSEKIAIAPRGSGRDAGGPFIPPGWLGCLLMFCVLFSGCSDALPGKPALADAYVMPQDIKNFSGPTGLYAQRCAGCHGADGTLGPGPPLNDPLFLALVSDDELRSVIAEGRRGTLMPAWAQSSGGPLTADQVMVLVKGIRAWQTPANTHVQRVYPSAPPLAAPTAKGMGNFSAGEKVYAAACADCHGEHGEGTEDTAGPLNDPAFLALCSDQELRRYIITGRPDLGMPDFASASGRGEKFYPLTADQVNDLMALLKQWREIATTE from the coding sequence ATGGCACAACCGCACAATTCAAATCCGAAACTAGCGAGTCGCGAACCGACGCGCACGGTCGAGATGCCGCGGCCGACGGTGTGGCCTGTTGTCCTCGGATTGGGCATTGTTTTGGCCGCGCTCGGAGTAGCTACGAGTTTGTTTTTTTGCATCGTGGGAGCAACTTTGTTGGTGATCGGGCTGGTCGGTTGGGTTGCTCAATTGATGCCGGGCCGCGGACATGAGCATGAACCGCTGGCTGCGGCAGAAGAGCGCGTCACCATGGTCATTCCGCGTCCTGGAACCGTGGAACAGCTCAAGCCGGGAGTCACGGGTTACCGTTTTCAAGTTCCGGAAAAAGTGCATCCGGTTTCGGCGGGCATGAAAGGCGGCATCGTCGGCGGTTTGCTCATGCCTATTCCCGCGCTAGTGTGGGCAGTGGCTAGCGGTCACAGCATTTGGTATCCAGTGAATTTATTGGCCGGTTTGGTGTTGCCGGGCTTGCCCGATATGTCTGGTGAGCAACTGCAGCACAATCTTGAGATATTTCACCCCGGAGGAGTTTTGTGCGCCATCATCATGCACGTGATGATGTCGATTGGCTTTGGCCTGATCGGCGGCGTGTTGTTGCCGATGTTGCCGTCAATTCGAGGGGCTCCGTTATTATTTGGGGGATTGATTTTGCCGCTTTTGTGGAGCGGGGCGAATCACAGCCTGATGGGTTTGGTCAATCCGCTGCTCAACGAATACATCAACTGGCCCTGGTATGTCGTTTCGCAATTGGTATACGGCATCGCAACTTCGATTGTAATTATCCGGAGCGAAAAAATTGCCATCGCACCGCGCGGATCCGGCCGTGATGCAGGCGGCCCATTTATTCCGCCCGGCTGGCTGGGTTGCCTGCTGATGTTTTGCGTGCTGTTTTCCGGCTGCAGCGATGCCTTGCCCGGCAAGCCGGCTCTCGCCGACGCCTACGTCATGCCGCAGGACATCAAAAACTTTTCGGGGCCAACGGGATTGTATGCGCAGCGCTGTGCCGGCTGTCACGGGGCCGACGGAACGCTGGGACCGGGACCGCCGCTAAACGATCCGCTGTTTTTGGCGTTGGTGAGCGACGACGAACTTCGCAGCGTCATTGCCGAAGGCCGCCGCGGCACGCTAATGCCGGCCTGGGCGCAATCGTCGGGCGGACCGCTCACCGCCGACCAAGTGATGGTATTGGTGAAAGGGATCAGAGCGTGGCAAACGCCGGCAAATACCCACGTGCAAAGAGTTTATCCCAGCGCGCCGCCGCTGGCAGCGCCGACCGCGAAAGGCATGGGAAACTTCAGTGCGGGCGAAAAAGTGTACGCCGCGGCCTGCGCCGATTGTCACGGCGAGCACGGCGAAGGAACAGAGGATACGGCAGGTCCCCTGAACGATCCAGCATTTTTGGCGCTGTGCAGCGATCAGGAATTGCGCCGCTACATCATCACGGGCCGGCCAGATTTGGGCATGCCCGATTTCGCATCGGCCTCTGGTCGCGGCGAAAAATTCTATCCTCTCACGGCCGATCAAGTGAACGATTTAATGGCGCTCTTGAAGCAGTGGCGCGAAATAGCGACGACGGAATAA
- a CDS encoding Rieske 2Fe-2S domain-containing protein encodes MTKQNSNQRNTEFPPRRTFLKLLTALLGTVATAMVAIPGVGYLAAAVARRKDQPWVSLGPVSTFPKGETRLKVITPSENPLAQPWDGVTAQTGVYVRYLGRDENFQDQFNVFAINCTHLGCPVEWFPQSGLFMCPCHGGVYYENGDRASGPPPRGLYHCVWQVKQSQGEAEPQLFIQAPFLPTLQHTLTDKG; translated from the coding sequence ATGACGAAACAGAATTCGAATCAACGCAATACGGAATTTCCGCCGCGGCGGACTTTTTTGAAACTATTGACCGCGCTATTGGGGACCGTTGCCACGGCGATGGTCGCCATTCCAGGCGTGGGATATTTGGCGGCGGCGGTGGCGCGGCGAAAAGATCAACCCTGGGTTTCGTTAGGACCAGTTAGCACTTTTCCCAAAGGAGAAACGCGGCTGAAAGTCATTACGCCCAGCGAAAACCCACTGGCTCAACCCTGGGACGGCGTTACCGCTCAAACCGGCGTGTACGTGCGGTATCTGGGGCGTGACGAAAACTTTCAAGATCAATTTAACGTGTTCGCCATTAACTGCACGCACCTGGGTTGCCCGGTCGAATGGTTTCCCCAATCGGGGCTGTTCATGTGCCCCTGCCACGGCGGTGTGTATTACGAAAACGGCGATCGAGCCAGCGGTCCGCCTCCGCGCGGACTGTATCACTGTGTGTGGCAAGTGAAGCAAAGCCAAGGCGAAGCGGAACCGCAATTGTTCATTCAAGCTCCGTTTTTGCCGACGCTTCAGCACACGCTGACAGATAAAGGATGA
- a CDS encoding MotA/TolQ/ExbB proton channel family protein: protein MLTELFLRIAFIGAEWVLWLLLLLSFISVGIIVDRLLFFRSNLEEDEQLNNQLPEFLRAGDIKGAWELASASDSVAGKVLTAGLQTMRRGSDACSEAMQSAKARFKGLLDARLSVLGTIGANAPFIGLMGTVLGVIKASNDLSAKDPDKIMFGVFQALIATAVGLFVAIPAVVAYNFFQRKVRTAMAQIDSLAHLVLANVHAAEHRGTANQVPQSAKAI from the coding sequence ATGCTAACCGAATTGTTTTTGCGAATTGCGTTTATCGGGGCCGAATGGGTGCTGTGGCTGTTATTATTGCTGAGTTTTATCAGCGTGGGCATTATCGTCGATCGGTTGCTGTTCTTTCGCAGCAACTTGGAAGAGGATGAACAGCTCAACAATCAATTGCCCGAGTTTCTGCGAGCGGGCGACATCAAAGGCGCGTGGGAATTAGCCTCGGCTTCTGATTCCGTGGCCGGCAAAGTGCTGACCGCGGGATTGCAAACCATGCGGCGTGGGTCGGACGCTTGCAGCGAGGCGATGCAAAGCGCCAAGGCGAGATTTAAAGGATTGCTGGATGCTCGCCTTTCCGTGTTGGGCACCATTGGCGCCAACGCGCCGTTTATCGGATTGATGGGCACCGTGCTGGGTGTCATCAAAGCTTCGAATGATTTGTCGGCCAAAGACCCGGATAAAATTATGTTCGGCGTGTTTCAAGCGCTCATCGCCACCGCCGTAGGGTTGTTTGTGGCTATCCCCGCTGTGGTGGCTTATAACTTTTTCCAACGTAAAGTGCGCACGGCGATGGCACAAATCGATTCGTTGGCGCACTTAGTGCTGGCCAATGTGCATGCCGCGGAACATCGGGGTACGGCCAATCAAGTTCCGCAGTCGGCCAAAGCAATTTAG
- a CDS encoding cytochrome c oxidase assembly protein has product MFTTFDAVFSSWPAQPWLAAMLLLTAAVFGRGWSRLRRRDLFRWPVGRLAAFIGGLGILYVALASPIEAFAPLLLQVHMFQHLLLMMVVPPLIWLGAPFLPLLRGLPTEIRRYWITPLLHWRQLRRVATVVTHPVTALLIFVAATWLWHLPGPYETALASDGWHKVQHACFLLAGLIFWYPVVRPFPARPSWSPWWLAPYLILADVQNTLLSAWLTFSDHPLYPHYTQMPRLDGISALDDQAAAGVIMWVPGSLVFLAPLLWIGVGLMQSRSAKRIAQKNRISKTSRTPHSKIRTPHFDLLQVRFIGAIVRWRWTRRLVQLAVLLVVLAVIVDGFYGPQVGAMNLAGVLPWIHWRGLLIIGLLVAGNVFCYGCPFLLPRTVARWLFHRLGRRSWPAALRTKWLAVALVAMFLWAYEAFSLWNSPWLTAWIAIAYFAGALVIDSIFRDAAFCKYVCPIGQFNFVQSLVSPWEVRVRQPAVCTACRTHDCIQGSNTARGCELQLFQPRKVGNLDCTFCLDCVQACPQDNVGIIAVSPTTSLWRDGPRSGIGRLNRRVDYAALAVVLVFGAFANAAGMVGPVVDWQQNISDAWGASSTLFATTLLYVLWLVVLPAICIGLAAIISRGLGLPTRTLRDISCRFAWTLAPLGFAMWAAHYSFHFFTSYDAIVPVTQQFVARLGIASFGPPNWVCSCCRPAPDWLLKAELLMLDVGLLTSVYAVWRVSRALVVLPNNSNKAAQWQILKTAAPWILLLVALFALGVWILLQPMQMRGMLPGG; this is encoded by the coding sequence ATGTTCACGACCTTCGATGCCGTGTTTTCATCTTGGCCGGCGCAGCCGTGGCTGGCTGCAATGTTGCTTTTGACCGCGGCCGTTTTTGGACGCGGTTGGTCGAGACTACGGCGGCGTGATTTGTTCCGCTGGCCCGTTGGACGCCTGGCCGCATTTATCGGTGGGCTGGGCATTCTGTACGTGGCATTGGCATCGCCGATTGAAGCGTTCGCGCCATTGCTTCTGCAAGTGCACATGTTCCAGCATTTGCTGTTGATGATGGTGGTTCCCCCGCTGATTTGGCTCGGCGCACCATTTCTGCCGCTGTTGCGTGGTCTGCCTACTGAAATCCGCCGGTATTGGATTACGCCGCTGTTGCACTGGCGGCAATTGCGTCGGGTGGCGACGGTTGTTACGCATCCGGTGACGGCGCTGTTGATTTTTGTCGCGGCCACATGGCTGTGGCATTTGCCCGGCCCGTATGAGACCGCGCTCGCCAGCGATGGGTGGCACAAAGTGCAGCATGCGTGTTTTCTGCTGGCCGGGTTGATTTTTTGGTATCCCGTCGTGCGACCATTTCCGGCGCGGCCAAGTTGGTCGCCGTGGTGGTTGGCGCCATACTTAATTCTTGCCGACGTGCAAAACACGCTGCTGTCGGCGTGGCTGACGTTTTCCGATCACCCCTTGTATCCACATTACACTCAAATGCCGCGGCTGGACGGAATTTCGGCTTTGGACGATCAAGCTGCGGCCGGCGTGATCATGTGGGTGCCGGGCTCCTTGGTATTTTTAGCGCCGCTGCTTTGGATTGGCGTAGGGCTAATGCAAAGTCGGAGCGCGAAGCGGATTGCGCAGAAAAATCGAATATCCAAAACGTCTCGGACTCCGCACTCCAAAATTCGAACTCCGCACTTTGATCTGCTTCAAGTCCGTTTTATCGGTGCAATCGTTCGCTGGCGCTGGACGCGGCGGCTGGTGCAGTTGGCCGTACTACTGGTGGTTCTGGCGGTCATTGTCGATGGTTTTTATGGGCCGCAAGTGGGAGCGATGAATTTGGCCGGCGTGTTGCCGTGGATTCACTGGCGGGGATTACTCATCATTGGGCTGCTTGTCGCCGGCAACGTGTTTTGCTACGGCTGTCCGTTTTTGCTGCCGCGCACCGTGGCTCGGTGGCTGTTTCACCGGCTTGGACGTAGGTCGTGGCCCGCAGCCTTACGAACCAAATGGCTGGCGGTGGCGCTGGTGGCGATGTTCTTGTGGGCGTACGAAGCGTTTTCGCTATGGAACAGTCCGTGGCTGACTGCCTGGATTGCCATCGCTTACTTCGCCGGGGCCCTCGTGATCGATTCCATTTTTCGAGACGCGGCGTTTTGCAAATATGTGTGTCCAATCGGACAGTTTAATTTTGTGCAATCGCTCGTTTCGCCGTGGGAGGTGCGGGTGCGGCAACCAGCGGTTTGCACTGCGTGCCGCACACATGATTGCATTCAGGGAAGCAACACCGCCCGTGGTTGCGAGTTGCAACTGTTTCAACCGCGAAAAGTAGGCAACCTCGACTGTACGTTCTGCTTAGATTGCGTGCAGGCCTGTCCCCAGGACAATGTGGGTATCATTGCCGTTTCTCCCACGACAAGTTTGTGGCGCGATGGACCCCGCTCTGGCATCGGACGGTTGAACCGGCGGGTTGATTACGCGGCATTGGCCGTGGTATTGGTGTTTGGGGCGTTTGCCAACGCAGCGGGAATGGTGGGGCCAGTGGTCGATTGGCAACAAAACATCAGCGACGCTTGGGGAGCTTCGTCAACGCTTTTCGCCACGACGCTGCTTTACGTGCTGTGGCTGGTTGTGCTGCCGGCGATTTGCATAGGGCTGGCAGCGATAATAAGCCGTGGACTTGGGTTGCCCACGCGAACTTTGCGGGACATTAGTTGCCGTTTCGCCTGGACGCTGGCGCCGTTGGGATTTGCCATGTGGGCGGCGCATTACAGCTTTCACTTTTTTACCAGCTACGACGCTATTGTGCCGGTCACGCAGCAATTTGTCGCCAGACTTGGAATCGCTTCCTTCGGACCGCCCAACTGGGTTTGTTCCTGTTGCCGACCCGCTCCCGACTGGCTGCTGAAGGCGGAATTATTGATGCTTGACGTAGGCTTGCTGACTTCTGTATATGCAGTGTGGCGCGTAAGCCGGGCCCTTGTCGTTTTGCCAAACAACAGCAATAAAGCCGCCCAGTGGCAAATATTGAAAACCGCAGCACCCTGGATTTTGCTGCTTGTGGCATTGTTCGCGCTGGGCGTGTGGATATTACTTCAACCGATGCAGATGCGCGGCATGCTGCCGGGAGGATGA
- a CDS encoding heme-copper oxidase subunit III has protein sequence MSDSTMAGSTIIGAANGLPAELTSPASDWWRSHAKVGMLAFLLSEVAFFSTLITTYVVFLRQTKAGNPSPAEVFHLPLVLTGTACLLSSSITIHLAEKAMRTGKRAGFLGWWGLTIVLGATFLACTGKEWHELICTYGLTISRNLFGSTYFTLVGFHALHVTVGLVLLSTIFLLAWRRALSEQDHTAAEVISWYWHFVDGVWIVVFTLVYLIGR, from the coding sequence ATGAGCGATTCCACCATGGCCGGTTCTACAATCATTGGCGCGGCCAACGGGCTGCCCGCCGAATTAACGTCACCTGCCTCGGACTGGTGGCGCTCGCACGCCAAAGTCGGCATGTTGGCGTTTTTACTTTCCGAGGTAGCGTTTTTCAGCACGCTGATCACGACCTACGTTGTGTTTTTGCGGCAGACGAAAGCCGGCAATCCTAGCCCGGCGGAAGTGTTTCATTTACCGCTGGTGTTGACCGGCACAGCGTGCTTGCTGTCCAGCAGCATCACCATTCATTTGGCCGAGAAAGCCATGCGGACCGGCAAGCGCGCAGGCTTTCTCGGCTGGTGGGGCTTAACCATCGTGCTGGGCGCCACATTCCTGGCTTGCACCGGCAAAGAGTGGCACGAGTTGATTTGCACCTACGGGCTGACGATCAGCCGGAATTTGTTCGGCAGCACCTATTTCACGCTGGTGGGCTTTCATGCGCTGCACGTGACCGTGGGCCTCGTTTTATTATCGACCATTTTCCTGTTGGCGTGGCGGCGAGCGCTCTCCGAGCAAGACCACACCGCAGCGGAAGTGATTTCCTGGTATTGGCATTTTGTCGACGGGGTGTGGATCGTGGTGTTCACATTGGTGTATTTGATCGGGCGGTAA
- a CDS encoding cytochrome b N-terminal domain-containing protein, with product MIKRMYHWFDSRLGISDTFMPMLRHPVPSELAGPLGWWYVFGSASLTLFLIQILTGIGLALTYVPSAGQAYESLLYLNYQQPWGWFLRSLHYWSGSAMVVMALVHMTQVFLHAAYKYPRELTWVIGVGLLLCTLGMAFTGQVLRWDPDAYWGVGVGAAMAGRVPGAGPTIVDLLLGGPIIGADTLSRFFALHVFVIPAILMALLAVHLWLVLKKGISVPPKPGELVDPATYDAAYEEELRRGEPFLGEAMLKDVVFSALVVIVVVALAALAGPKGPSAPPDPTLSGANPRPDWPFLWLFGLLSLSPPAAETAIILIMPVALIVGLLAVPFISNRGERAPSRRPMAVLLVVVIYAVLGVFTYLGQQSPWSPRMLAWSADAVPVNLVKKMDQPLSPLELQGAVVFQNKQCRNCHALEGIGGTRGPDLTTVGTRLTRDQLIDQVSNGTPGGGNMPAYGKQMSPAEMTAVVDFLVSLRPAGTKAARTPSDPSREKSQGSGK from the coding sequence GTGATCAAGCGCATGTACCACTGGTTCGACTCTCGCCTGGGCATCAGCGACACGTTCATGCCCATGCTAAGGCATCCGGTGCCGAGCGAGCTGGCCGGACCGTTGGGTTGGTGGTATGTGTTTGGAAGCGCATCGCTGACACTGTTTCTCATTCAAATTCTCACTGGCATTGGTTTGGCTCTCACGTATGTGCCCAGCGCCGGCCAGGCGTATGAAAGTTTGCTGTATTTGAATTATCAGCAACCGTGGGGATGGTTTTTGCGTTCGCTGCACTATTGGTCAGGCTCGGCCATGGTGGTGATGGCACTGGTCCACATGACGCAAGTATTTTTGCACGCAGCTTACAAATATCCCCGCGAATTGACTTGGGTGATCGGCGTCGGACTGTTGCTGTGCACCCTGGGCATGGCGTTTACCGGACAAGTGTTGCGGTGGGACCCCGACGCCTATTGGGGCGTGGGCGTGGGTGCTGCCATGGCGGGTCGGGTGCCCGGCGCTGGGCCAACCATTGTCGATTTGCTGCTGGGTGGGCCGATCATCGGGGCCGACACGCTTAGCCGTTTTTTCGCACTGCACGTGTTTGTCATTCCGGCGATTCTCATGGCGCTCCTGGCCGTGCATTTATGGCTGGTGCTGAAAAAAGGAATCAGCGTGCCGCCGAAACCGGGCGAACTGGTCGACCCCGCCACCTACGATGCAGCGTATGAGGAAGAACTTCGCCGGGGCGAGCCATTTTTAGGCGAGGCTATGCTCAAAGACGTCGTCTTTTCGGCACTGGTCGTGATTGTAGTCGTCGCCCTTGCAGCGCTAGCGGGTCCGAAAGGGCCTAGCGCGCCCCCTGATCCCACACTTAGCGGCGCGAACCCTCGACCCGATTGGCCATTTCTGTGGCTGTTTGGATTACTTTCGCTTAGCCCGCCCGCTGCGGAAACCGCCATCATCCTGATCATGCCCGTCGCGCTTATTGTTGGATTATTGGCCGTTCCGTTTATATCGAACCGTGGCGAACGGGCTCCTTCGCGCCGACCAATGGCGGTATTGCTGGTGGTCGTCATTTATGCAGTGCTAGGGGTGTTCACCTACTTGGGCCAGCAGTCGCCGTGGTCCCCACGTATGTTAGCGTGGAGCGCCGATGCCGTGCCGGTAAATCTTGTAAAGAAGATGGATCAACCACTGTCCCCTCTTGAATTGCAAGGAGCTGTCGTATTTCAAAACAAGCAATGCCGCAATTGTCACGCGCTGGAAGGCATCGGCGGAACGCGCGGCCCAGATTTAACAACTGTGGGGACGCGGCTGACTCGTGACCAACTAATCGACCAAGTCAGCAACGGCACGCCTGGCGGCGGCAACATGCCGGCCTACGGCAAGCAAATGAGTCCAGCCGAAATGACCGCGGTTGTTGATTTTTTGGTTAGCCTGCGCCCGGCGGGCACAAAGGCGGCTCGAACACCGTCGGATCCATCTCGGGAGAAGAGCCAAGGATCGGGAAAGTAA
- the pelA gene encoding pectate lyase, whose product MTAFQAREIGRCLFWSRQTLLELLMAGMVLTLAARTSFAQAPDSGQTPPATTTGSAKETAPTTPSTTTPSSAAQRQPRAPFFQRGPVQYLNRSAEWFASDDAKKIAANILTYQADLGGWPKNIDTTAKPYTGDREKLDPTFDNSATTDELRYLAHMYQATHDEQYRAAILKGIDYILKAQYPNGGWPQFYPPHNHTPYQRYITFNDDAMVRLMEFLREVYSNELFDFVDADRRQAAHTAFNKGIDCILKCQIKVDGKLTVWCAQHDEVDFSPRPARSYELVSLSGSESVGIVRLLMSLDHPSPEVVQAVDGAVSWFEQAKITGIRVERRPDAKSPKGTNKVVVEDPNAPPIWARFYEIGTNRPIFSDRDGVAKHDLSEIGYERRNGYNWLDYWPAALLKKEYPVWKTKLAQDSSSATK is encoded by the coding sequence ATGACCGCTTTTCAAGCACGCGAAATCGGAAGATGTTTATTCTGGTCTCGTCAAACGCTGCTGGAACTGCTGATGGCCGGAATGGTGCTGACGCTTGCCGCCCGGACCTCGTTCGCTCAAGCACCTGATTCAGGTCAAACGCCTCCGGCAACAACCACGGGGTCTGCAAAAGAGACGGCTCCCACTACCCCCTCTACAACAACCCCATCGTCGGCCGCACAACGGCAACCACGGGCTCCCTTCTTCCAACGTGGGCCAGTCCAATATCTGAATCGCTCGGCGGAATGGTTCGCCAGCGACGATGCCAAGAAAATTGCCGCCAACATTTTGACATATCAGGCAGATTTGGGGGGCTGGCCGAAGAACATCGATACCACGGCTAAACCCTACACCGGCGATCGTGAAAAGCTAGACCCTACCTTCGATAACTCGGCTACAACCGACGAATTGCGCTACCTGGCGCACATGTATCAAGCCACGCACGACGAGCAATATCGGGCCGCGATATTGAAAGGCATCGATTACATTTTGAAGGCCCAGTATCCCAACGGCGGATGGCCGCAATTCTATCCGCCGCATAACCACACGCCGTATCAGCGTTACATTACCTTCAACGACGATGCGATGGTGCGGTTAATGGAGTTCCTGCGTGAAGTTTACAGCAATGAACTTTTCGACTTTGTCGATGCCGACCGCCGGCAGGCGGCTCACACGGCGTTCAATAAGGGAATCGATTGCATTTTGAAGTGCCAAATCAAGGTCGACGGTAAGCTGACCGTTTGGTGCGCCCAGCACGACGAAGTCGATTTCAGCCCGCGGCCTGCCCGGAGTTACGAATTGGTTAGCCTCAGTGGCAGCGAATCAGTAGGCATTGTGCGACTGCTGATGAGCCTGGATCATCCCAGCCCGGAAGTCGTTCAGGCAGTAGACGGAGCAGTGTCATGGTTCGAGCAGGCCAAAATCACTGGGATTCGGGTTGAGCGCAGGCCCGATGCGAAAAGTCCCAAGGGCACCAACAAGGTTGTGGTGGAAGACCCTAACGCACCGCCCATTTGGGCGCGATTTTACGAAATCGGCACGAATCGGCCCATTTTCAGCGATCGCGACGGTGTGGCCAAGCACGATTTATCGGAAATCGGCTATGAACGCCGTAACGGTTACAACTGGCTGGATTATTGGCCGGCGGCACTGCTGAAAAAGGAGTATCCCGTTTGGAAGACAAAGTTGGCGCAAGATTCCAGCTCCGCCACAAAGTGA